A region of the Stieleria neptunia genome:
GCCTTCCCGATCGCGCGATCCGAGATGAAAACGGAAAAGCCTTGCTCAGTTGGCGGGTCGCCATCTTGCCCTTCATCGAACAGCAGGCGCTCTACGAGCAGTTCCATTTGGATGAACCTTGGGACAGCCCCAACAACCGCCCGTTGTTGGATCAGATGCCGAGAACCTACGCCGATCCCAGCGCGATCGTTCCCCCGGGACACACCGTGTTTCAGGTGCCCCAGGGAGAGGAATTGATGTTCCATGATGCTGGTCCAACCGCGTTCCGCGACGTGCGTGATGGCCTCTCCAATACGATCATGGCGATCGAAAGCAGTTCGCAGGCCGCCGTACCGTGGACCAAACCGGTGGACTTGGAAATTGACCTTACCGATCCGCTGGCAGAAACGGGTGACAGCCGTCCGGGTGGCTTTCACGTGTTAATGGGCGACGGTGCGGTGAGGTTCATCGCCGATGCGATCGATCCGGAAGTGTTCAAAAAACTGTTGACGCGGGCCGGGGCAGAACCGGTCAATTTTTGAGCAGCCTGCCGCCTGAACTGCGATGGGCAGCGGGTTGTCCATCGCAGCCATCCAATCGGCACACCTGGTGGGATTCAATGGAACGTGATGACCCGACACGAATCCGCGACATCGCGACCCGTTGGAGTTTGATCCGCCGGGCGCATGCGGGTGAGGACACATCCGCCACGTCGGCGCGACACGCGCTGGTCGACCGCTACAGCGGAGCGGCATGGCGTTATTTGCTGGCCGTCACTCGCGACGAACAAATCACCGAAGACCTGTTTCAAGAATTGGCACTGCGCGTTTTGCGTGGTGATTTGCGTCACGCCGAATCGAGCAAGGGCAGGTTCCGAGACTATCTCAAAACCGTCCTGGTCAACTTGGCCAGGGACTACTACCGGAATCGCCGCGATGCAGAACTGCCGCCGGCGTTGGCCGATTCGCTGGCCGACAACAACGTCTCTGCCGCGGTCGGCGACGAGCGTGAATTCATCGATTGCTGGCGTGATGAATTGTTGCAAAAGACCTGGACTGCACTCGATGACGTGAACGCAAGGCTCGCTGCGGTGTTGCGAATCCACGTCGAAAACGAAGACCTGTCGGCAGCCGAAAAAGGCAGGCTCGTCCAGGAGTTGCTGGACAGCCCGTTTTCGGCAAACCGCTACCGAGTGACGCTGCATCGGGCCCGCGACAAGTTTGCCAAGTTGCTGGCCGATGAGGTCGCTGCTACTCTTGATTCCCCGACCGAAGAAGCGCTTCGGCAGGAGTTGCGAACGTTGCGGTTGCTAAAATACTGCGAACCCAAGACATGAGCTTTCCCGTGCCGGCATCGGTTTTCGCAGGTGGTTTCACCGTCATCACCGCAACCACCTCGTTCAGAAACGCGGTGGCCGTCATGCTGAGCCAAAAGCCGGCCATCGCCAGGGCGATCAGGACCACCACGGTGTGACGAAATTGATGGTAGCTGTCGGCGGTGAAGTGTTCTGGCCCGACCAAGATCAACAGCGTTGCGGCGCCCAAGGGGGTCAAGCCGGCGATGATCTGGCAGATGCGATTTTTGCCCGGAACGTCGGCGATCTCGTTCGACGCCGTTTCTCGTAATCGATCAACGTCACGCCACAGCGACATGTAGACGGCTCGCAAGACGACAAATGCAACGACGTAATAGTTCGTCACGATGCCGACCAGCCCCGTCACCACAAACGCGACGCCGGTGTGGAGCATCACGCCACGGTCGACCGGTCCGGCCAGCAACTCCATGCCCAACGGAATCGTGATCGCGAACGGCAGCCACCCGACGCTGCCGAGGACAAAGGTCCAGAACGGTAGACGCAACGTTTGTCGCCTGGCTTCGCGGAGTTCTTCGGCACCGAGCAATCGATCGCCGCGCAATTTTTGCCAACTGTTTGCGGCCCGGAACAAGGTTCGATGCAGCATCACGCCCATCAGCGAGATCACGGCGACGTTGTACCCACCGACCATCTGAAAAAACGCCGTCTGCTGCGCCGACGTCAGGTCCTTGATCACCACCACACCGATGTACAGCAGGTTGATGGCACTGGCGGTCAGATTCGGAACACAGGTGCACAGCAAAATAAACCACAGCGGGTACTTTTGGGCGACGGCGGTGAGCGTTCCCTTGGCGGGCAAGGAGCGTTCGACGCGCAACAATTCGAAGCAGCCCGACAATGCGTCGGCAAGTTCTTTCGCCGAAGAATACCGATCCTGTTTGTTCGGTTCGAGGCAGCGACCGATGATGCGACGGAGAGCCGGTGCGACATTCGCGTTGCCTGGTTGGACCACTTCAGGGCGCGTGCGTTCATGGCCCGCCATCGCCAACTCCAGCAGCACCGCGCCGAGGGAATAGAGATCGCTTTGCTCGGTGACTTGATCGGGACCGCTGGGGTGATGGGGATTGAGGGCGTCAAAATGCTCGGGTGCCATGTAGCCGATCGTCCCACCAAAAATGGCGTCACGATCATTCGAAACGTCCGCCGCGGGCAATGACAAACTGAAATCCATCAACAACGGCTTTCCGTATTGATTGACCATGATATTGCCGGGCTTGATGTCCCGATGCAGCACGCCCCGCCCGTGCGCATACGACAGTGCTTCGGCCAGTTGTTGACCGATCCAGCAGGCGGCTTCGTCGCGGTTGCACTGAGCCAACTGCTCGCGGCTTCTTAGACTTGCCGGATCCATGACGGCCGGATGCGTGTTGAGATCGTCAACAATGTCCAGGATCGCGTTTCCGTCCCATTGCTTTCGGCCCGGAAAACTCAAACCCCGAATCACATCATGCAAGGTTCCCCCAGGCACATATTGCATGCACAGCAGCCGGATTCCGCGATCGGAAACCACCTCTTCGGAAAACACCTGCACGACATGCGAGTGTTCCAGACGGGCCATCGTCCGACCCTCGTGGCCCAAGTCCGCGGTGATCTTTAGCGCAACGTCGCGATCGAGCGAACGCTGTCGTGCCAAGAAAACTTTGCCGAACGATCCCTCACCGGCCAAGCTGACCAGTTGAAAGTCGCCGATGCAATGCCCCAGTTTTGAAAACGCCGAAGCGAGCCGCCGTGACTTTGAAATCATCTCGGGCAGGCTGGGCGCCATTCCGCTTCGCGTCTCCGATGGCACGCGTGACTGGGGCGTGGTGGATTTGATCTCGGAACGCAAAGGCCGAATCAGTTCAGTCGTCATCGAGCTCTCCAATCGGCGATGGGATCGCGACTTGCGGTCACGCCTCGCAAATGCCCGCTGCTCAGATGATCGTGGCGACCGAACGGATGTTGCGAGAAAAAATGAAAAAATCAGATGCGACGTATTTTCCCTCCGGCGTCCGTTTCCCGAGACAGCGCAGCACTCGAGTGCCGGACCGTTCGGCAATCTCCTGCGACGGCGCCGGATCGAGGGGCTATCATGGACGCGTCGCGCCGCAACGTTCCGGCGCCGTCTTCCCTTCCCGGTATCCCGCCTCGCCCCCGACATGTTCAGACTTTTTCTCCCATCCTGTTTTGTCGCTTGCTGTGTTTCCGTTTCACTCGCATCCGATTCGCGTCCCAACGTCCTGTGGCTCTCCTGTGAAGACATCAGTGCACACCTGGGATGCTACGGAGACCCGCACGCGATCACGCCCAACATCGATCAATTGGCCGGCGAGGGCGTTCGATACACCCACGCGTTCACGACCGCCGGGGTGTGCGCGCCCTGCCGCAGTGGGATCATCACAGGCATGTACCAAACGACGCTCGGGACGCATCACATGCGGTGCACGGCCACGCTGCCCGACTCGATCCGTCCCTTTCCCCGATACCTCCGCGACGCCGGCTACTTCTGCACCAACAACTCCAAACAGGACTACCAATTCAAGACGCCCCGCGACACCTGGGACGTTTCATCGGGCAAGGCACATTGGCGCGACCGCGGCGATGACGCGACGCCGTTCTTCTCCGTTTTTAATTTCACCGGTTGCCACGAATCCGGCATCGCATCCAAAAGCAAATACGAATCCGTCACGGAAGTTCTCACCGACGACCAGCGTCAAGACCCTGCCGCGTTGCAGTTGCCGCCGTACTACTGCGATACACCGGTCACGCGCGAAGACTGGAAACGCAATTACGAACTGATCACGGCCATGGACCACTGGGTCGGCAAACTGATCGGCCAATTGAAAGACGACGGTTTGTACGAGAACACGATCATCATGTTTTGGTCCGATCACGGCGTTGGGCTGCCGCGGGCGAAACGCTGGTTGTACGATTCGGGCACGCACATTCCACTGGTCGTTCGCATTCCCAAGGCGTATCGCGTTGACGGACAGGGCACCCCCGGTCA
Encoded here:
- a CDS encoding serine/threonine-protein kinase, producing MTTELIRPLRSEIKSTTPQSRVPSETRSGMAPSLPEMISKSRRLASAFSKLGHCIGDFQLVSLAGEGSFGKVFLARQRSLDRDVALKITADLGHEGRTMARLEHSHVVQVFSEEVVSDRGIRLLCMQYVPGGTLHDVIRGLSFPGRKQWDGNAILDIVDDLNTHPAVMDPASLRSREQLAQCNRDEAACWIGQQLAEALSYAHGRGVLHRDIKPGNIMVNQYGKPLLMDFSLSLPAADVSNDRDAIFGGTIGYMAPEHFDALNPHHPSGPDQVTEQSDLYSLGAVLLELAMAGHERTRPEVVQPGNANVAPALRRIIGRCLEPNKQDRYSSAKELADALSGCFELLRVERSLPAKGTLTAVAQKYPLWFILLCTCVPNLTASAINLLYIGVVVIKDLTSAQQTAFFQMVGGYNVAVISLMGVMLHRTLFRAANSWQKLRGDRLLGAEELREARRQTLRLPFWTFVLGSVGWLPFAITIPLGMELLAGPVDRGVMLHTGVAFVVTGLVGIVTNYYVVAFVVLRAVYMSLWRDVDRLRETASNEIADVPGKNRICQIIAGLTPLGAATLLILVGPEHFTADSYHQFRHTVVVLIALAMAGFWLSMTATAFLNEVVAVMTVKPPAKTDAGTGKLMSWVRSILATATFATPAEALLRSGNQE
- a CDS encoding RNA polymerase sigma factor, which gives rise to MERDDPTRIRDIATRWSLIRRAHAGEDTSATSARHALVDRYSGAAWRYLLAVTRDEQITEDLFQELALRVLRGDLRHAESSKGRFRDYLKTVLVNLARDYYRNRRDAELPPALADSLADNNVSAAVGDEREFIDCWRDELLQKTWTALDDVNARLAAVLRIHVENEDLSAAEKGRLVQELLDSPFSANRYRVTLHRARDKFAKLLADEVAATLDSPTEEALRQELRTLRLLKYCEPKT